DNA from Terriglobales bacterium:
GGGAAGCCCGTGAACAGATTGATGGCGATGCTCTTCTCTGTTGCGCTACTCGGATCATTGGGTGCGGCACAGACTCCGGGAGGCGGAAATGGAAGTGGGCAGGGATCTTCGGGTGCCAGCCAGAATTCCTCATCAACCAACGATCTCACCGCGAGCGGCGGTGGTGCCCTCAAAGCAACCGGTTCGAGCGGTGGCTCCCATTCGAGTGCTAACAGTACGAAATCTAGTAGTGCGGGCAAGAAGCGCCACACAAAACATCGAAAGAGCGCCTCCAGCAGTTCGAAGTCAACGGGAGCGACGGCAGCTGGCACGGCGAAACCGAAATAGTTGAAACAGGGTCCGCAAAGTCCCCGCGGGCACCTTCTTACTTCGGCTGCAAGGTAAGCCGGTGCTCGGCGGCGGCATTCACTGCCGCTTCCGTAAATGGGAACTGAAAGCTGGAGTCGTTGTACCAGGCGGAGAACTGATCCTTGTAATGGGGACTAAGCAGATGCCCTGACTGACCGATGACGATGTTCAGCGTCGAATGATCAAAGTTCGCGAAGTCGACAGTCAGACGTTCGGAAGGGCCAAAATCGCTTCCCACTTGTTTCACCGTGCTGCCACTGCCCGACTGCCAATGTGATCCTGTGCCGCTGAAGTATTTCAGAATGGGAATCGCTCCAAAGATTGGATGCTGAACCTCGACCGGAAACTGCTTACCCCAGTACCAGCGTCGCAGATCTTTTGGCGCGCGATGTGAATCGACAGCCTTCTGCACCGCCGCCACGAGCACATCATCGAATGAGCTGTACCCCTGTGGCAGCCATCGCGGAAAATGGTGCGTAACGATATTTTCCAACGCGGGCCCAGAGAGTCCCCAGTCGTAGTCGATGTAATCATCTCCCAATTTGGGAACGAGAAGCAGCCGCATCAGGTTGCGCCGGCTCCAGTAGGCGATGGACGCGGCTGCGCTGTTTTTATCCATGCGTCCGTCCCATCCGCGCATGATCTCCCCGGCCTGATGCACGCGAGGGGAGACGTTCTTGCTGTGGTCGATCGCATAAACGAAGCGGTCACAGAAGAAGCGCTCCAGCTCCGATGTAACGTCGGTCTGGATGAAAAGCATGTCTGCGGCGCTGAACTCGTCAGCACCCCTGAGCAGGTGAAGGATGCGCGCCGTGCGATAGGGCGCCCACCAAATATTGGCCAACAAATGTCGATATCCATCCGGCGTGATGCGGCCGTTGGCGGTTGCGAGAATTCCCGAAGGTGGATCGTAAACACTCGGAAGCTGATCGAAGGGGACGTAGCCGATCCAGTCGTGTGCGGCATCCGCACCGGATTGCGGCAGCAGACCATCTCCAGATGCCCGAATCGGAATTTTGCCGGTCGCCTGATAACCGATATGTCCATTGACGTCGGCGTAGACGGCGTTCTGCGCCGGCGAGGCAAACTTCGATAATGCAGCACGAAATTCCTGCCAATTACGCGCCGAGTTCACTTCCAGGAATGGACTCGTGATGATGGCGGGATCGTAAATGGTCCACTGCAGAGCGAGTTGCCGGGTCTCCCCCTTGAGTATCGGCGTAATGATCGGACCGTGCCGAGTGACGATCACGTCAAAGACATCGTCAGCGTGACCTTTAACGTGAATAACCTCGTGCACCTTCTGCGCCGTCTGCCAGCCCTGGGGAGTGGCGACATTGCCGCCGTTGTCGAATTGCTCGATAAAAAGATCCTGCACATCCGGACCAAGATTGGTGAATCCCCAGGCAATGCGTCGGTTATGGCCGGAAATTACGAAGGGCAAACCCGGCAACGTGACTCCAGCTACATCGAAGTCCTGGCCATCGCCCTTGGTGAGATGAGCTTCGTACCAGAGATCGGGAATGGAGTGTGCAAGATGCATGTCGTTCGAGAGCAGAGGCCGTCCGCTGATGGTGTGCTCTCCCGACACGACCCAATCATTCGAACCCGGCACGCACTCCTCGCATATTGATGGCTGAAATAGAGCGAGCACCGAAGAAGTCTGCGTCGGAACGCGATCTTCTTCCTCCCCGTCGCTAGAATCGTTCTTCGGCGCAGTTTGCTCTTCAAGCGACCGCTTTGC
Protein-coding regions in this window:
- a CDS encoding penicillin acylase family protein; translated protein: MATATLAPPRTSNRKLVLRWIAAALTLIILAVGAVAGYVYSIARHELPQLDGSIVLNGLSGPVTVIRDKLGVPHIRAASLDDLFYAQGFVTAQDRLWQMDVTRRYAAGDLAEIFGPALVKHDRQQRYLQFRESCQRAADALDPQQRHYLEVYAKGVNAFVERTRGRLPLEFRLLRYSPAPWTVTDSMLLGANMSQMLNTQYPLELKREAVIRHLNAQEIADLYPSTSWRDLPPAQQAKRSLEEQTAPKNDSSDGEEEDRVPTQTSSVLALFQPSICEECVPGSNDWVVSGEHTISGRPLLSNDMHLAHSIPDLWYEAHLTKGDGQDFDVAGVTLPGLPFVISGHNRRIAWGFTNLGPDVQDLFIEQFDNGGNVATPQGWQTAQKVHEVIHVKGHADDVFDVIVTRHGPIITPILKGETRQLALQWTIYDPAIITSPFLEVNSARNWQEFRAALSKFASPAQNAVYADVNGHIGYQATGKIPIRASGDGLLPQSGADAAHDWIGYVPFDQLPSVYDPPSGILATANGRITPDGYRHLLANIWWAPYRTARILHLLRGADEFSAADMLFIQTDVTSELERFFCDRFVYAIDHSKNVSPRVHQAGEIMRGWDGRMDKNSAAASIAYWSRRNLMRLLLVPKLGDDYIDYDWGLSGPALENIVTHHFPRWLPQGYSSFDDVLVAAVQKAVDSHRAPKDLRRWYWGKQFPVEVQHPIFGAIPILKYFSGTGSHWQSGSGSTVKQVGSDFGPSERLTVDFANFDHSTLNIVIGQSGHLLSPHYKDQFSAWYNDSSFQFPFTEAAVNAAAEHRLTLQPK